From a single Phragmites australis chromosome 7, lpPhrAust1.1, whole genome shotgun sequence genomic region:
- the LOC133924049 gene encoding wall-associated receptor kinase 2-like — MRFHVLLAVLWLTPATMLPAFGALPQPSSNCKRKCGQVDIPYPFGIGPDDSPDHCALPGFNLSCDDASLKPFYYNVEVQSISLLKGQARMFNQISSFCYNPKSQNMEPDTWQLNFTDTPYRISDTDNKFTVIGCRTLAYISDDEDKGKFMSGCVAMCRRGNVTTLTNGSCSGIGCCQTAIPEGLQYYKVRFDTNFNTLDIYNVSTCSYAVLMDRTNFTFQTSYVTSSEFNSTNRGRAPIVLDWAVGNETCEVAIKQDSYACVSTHSKCFNSSNGPGYICKCSEGFDGNPYLQDPEEGCRDIDECKDPNNYPCHGTCNNTEGGFQCFCPTGTRGNASSGPCVKVTTKEVRVAIGIFSTMFFGLIIFLGVVWTKQKRQIIRQDLIRKRDAYFRQHGGQLLIDMMKIENNISFKLYSREDIELATNNFDDKEVIGEGGQGTVFKGYNLDPGNDPVAIKRCKGFDKNRMTEFGQELLILSRVTHKNIVKLLGCSLHFEAPVLVYEFVPNKTLHHLIHLQDEASIRTLQIRLKIAAESADALAYLHTLNHPIFHGDVKSANILLGHDLSAKVSDFGCSLIRSAEENLQVVKGTMGYLDPEYLLNFELTEKSDVYSFGVVLLELLTRRKALSKEKETLVSVFKEASKEGNLWEVVDREIADQDNMELICQVAELAGQCLAMTGARRPTMSQVAVELRQIASTARQRTGELHGVSPLTLQGRPATDTSDGYTGEETTQYYSLKKKASMSIEFAR; from the exons ATGCGGTTTCACGTATTGCTCGCTGTGCTATGGCTCACCCCAGCGACAATGCTCCCCGCCTTTGGGGCCCTCCCACAGCCTAGCAGCAACTGCAAGAGAAAATGCGGCCAAGTAGATATCCCTTACCCGTTCGGCATCGGGCCTGACGACTCGCCTGACCACTGCGCCTTGCCCGGCTTCAACCTGAGCTGCGACGACGCCAGCCTCAAGCCATTTTATTATAATGTGGAGGTACAGAGCATCTCACTGCTGAAAGGTCAGGCACGGATGTTCAACCAAATCTCCTCTTTTTGCTACAACCCCAAATCTCAGAACATGGAACCAGATACCTGGCAGTTGAACTTCACCGACACGCCCTACAGAATCTCCGACACCGACAATAAGTTCACAGTCATCGGATGCCGAACACTGGCGTACATCAGCGACGATGAAGACAAGGGAAAGTTCATGAGTGGGTGCGTGGCCATGTGCCGGCGTGGCAATGTGACGACCCTGACCAACGGCTCCTGCTCCGGGATAGGCTGCTGCCAGACGGCCATTCCCGAGGGGCTGCAGTACTACAAAGTCAGGTTTGACACAAACTTCAACACGTTGGATATCTACAACGTCAGCACCTGCAGCTACGCAGTGCTGATGGACCGGACTAATTTCACCTTTCAAACGAGCTACGTGACTTCGTCGGAGTTCAACAGTACCAACAGAGGGAGAGCTCCGATTGTTCTGGATTGGGCTGTTGGAAATGAGACCTGCGAGGTTGCTATCAAGCAGGACTCGTACGCGTGTGTCAGCACCCACAGCAAGTGCTTCAACTCGTCCAACGGACCAGGCTACATCTGCAAATGCTCCGAAGGGTTCGACGGCAATCCTTACCTGCAGGATCCAGAGGAGGGATGCAGAG ATATTGACGAGTGCAAGGATCCGAATAACTACCCATGCCACGGAACTTGTAACAATACAGAAGGCGGGTTTCAGTGTTTTTGTCCTACTGGTACCCGAGGCAATGCGTCTAGTGGACCATGCGTTAAAGTGACAACCAAAGAAGTACGGGTAGCTATAG GAATTTTCAGCACTATGTTCTTTGGCCTTATTATTTTTCTTGGGGTAGTATGGACCAAGCAGAAACGGCAGATTATAAGACAAGATTTGATCAGAAAAAGGGATGCATATTTTCGTCAGCATGGAGGACAACTGTTAATTGATATGATGAAAATTGAGAACAACATTTCATTTAAGTTGTATAGCCGAGAAGACATAGAGTTGGCAACAAACAACTTCGATGACAAGGAAGTCATTGGCGAGGGAGGTCAGGGGACTGTTTTCAAAGGGTATAATCTTGATCCAGGCAACGATCCAGTTGCAATAAAGAGATGCAAGGGATTCGACAAGAATAGGATGACAGAATTCGGACAGGAGCTGCTCATACTTTCTCGAGTCACACACAAAAACATTGTCAAACTTCTTGGTTGCAGCTTGCACTTTGAAGCTCCAGTTCTAGTGTACGAATTTGTGCCAAATAAAACTCTACACCATCTAATCCATCTCCAGGATGAGGCCTCCATCAGAACACTGCAGATCCGTCTGAAAATTGCCGCCGAGTCTGCTGACGCACTTGCATACCTACATACACTTAACCACCCAATCTTTCATGGGGATGTGAAGTCTGCCAACATTCTTTTAGGCCACGATCTTTCTGCTAAGGTCTCTGATTTTGGGTGCTCGCTGATACGGTCAGCTGAAGAAAACCTTCAAGTAGTTAAGGGTACAATGGGCTACTTGGATCCAGAGTACCTATTAAACTTTGAGCTCACTGAAAAGAGCGATGTTTACAGCTTTGGTGTTGTTCTTCTGGAACTCCTAACACGCAGGAAGGCACTATCCAAAGAGAAGGAGACCCTGGTGTCTGTGTTCAAGGAAGCGTCGAAGGAGGGCAACCTTTGGGAGGTTGTGGACAGGGAGATAGCCGACCAAGACAACATGGAGCTTATATGTCAAGTGGCGGAGCTGGCAGGTCAGTGCTTGGCTATGACTGGTGCGCGCAGGCCAACGATGAGCCAGGTGGCAGTGGAACTCCGTCAAATTGCAAGTACGGCACGACAGCGTACTGGAGAACTTCATGGTGTTAGCCCACTCACATTGCAGGGAAGGCCAGCTACTGATACATCGGATGGCTATACCGGGGAAGAAACCACTCAGTACTACAGCCTTAAGAAGAAAGCCTCGATGAGCATAGAATTTGCAAGATGA